The Acidimicrobiales bacterium genomic interval GCGCTCACGATCTACGACATGTGCAAGTCGTCGGACCGCGGGATGATGATCGGCGACGTCGCTTTGTGGGAGAAAACCGGCGGCCGCAGCGGCAGCTGGCGGCGTCCGTTGCCCGAGCTCGACCTCGGCGGGTTGGACTAACCGATCCGCGACTGCTAACTTTTGTTAGCAACGGGTGGACCCGGGGAGGTCCACCGGGTAAGACTGTCGGCTTCGTTCCGACAGGTAGTTCGAGTTCGCACGACTGTGCATGACCATCCCCGACTGTGCGCGATGGGCGTTGTACGGTCCTTAGCACTGGAAGAGGTTGAGGAGCTTGACCGTTTTGGTATTGCTTGTCCTCGCCGTTATTTGGGCGGCTGTTCTCGTACCCCCGATGTGGCGGAGTCGGGCTGAAGGTCGTCCCGCGGACAGCATCAAGCAGTTCCACCGGCACCTGCGGGTGCTCAACGGCACCGAACCGCACGGGTACAGCCGCGCGCTCACGGCCCAGGTCGGGTCACCCGTCATCACCGCGCCGATGACGTACCGCAATTCGATCCGCAGCGGCGCGGAGATGCGCCGCCAGCGCACCCTGGAGCGCCGGCGCAACGTGCTGTTCACCCTCACGGGTCTATGCGTCGGCACGCTCCTGATGTCGTTCGTGTTCGGCTCCAAGATGCTGCTCGTCAACGTGGTCTGCGATCTGCTGCTCGCCGCCTACGTCGCCACGCTGGTGCACCTGCGCAACGCGGCGAGCGAGCGCAGCACCAAGCTGCGGTACCTGCCGCGCCAGGAGCGCGTGCTCGACCTGCGCGAGGCGGCGTCGTCGTCGTTCTACGACGAGGTCAGCGCCTGGGGCGACACCTACGCCACCGCGGGCGCCCACTAAGCGTTCTCGAATTCGCTCGACGTTCGTCTACGCTGAGCGATCCCAAACGGGGGTGTAGCTCAGCCCGGTAGAGCGCAGCGTTCGCAATGCTGAAGTCGTGGGTTCAAGTCCCATCACCTCCACATTTCCCGAACTGGCTCTGTCAGTGACCGTCTTGCGGTGACTGACAGAGCCAGTTGCGCGTCAGGAGTACCGTGAGCGGCAATGGCGGTCGTGTGGCTCGTGCTGGGCGTGATCCTCGTTGCCTTTGAACTCCACCACTGGGCGTTCTACGCAATGTTCGGCGCCATTGGCGCCTTCGCCGCCGCAGTGATCGCGGTGCTCGTGCCCGGCGCCCTCGGGTTGCAGTGCGCGGCGGCCGTGGCCGTCTCCGCCGTCGGCGTGCTTGGCGTGCGGCCGTTCATGAGCCGCATCACCGATCGCCGCCACCTCAACTCCCACGTCGCCAAGGGCGTGCACGGCGGCATCGTGGGCCAGAACTGCCTCACGCTCGACGACGTCGGCGACGAGCACCACGCCGGCCACGCACTCCTCGCCGGAGAACGCTGGCTGGCCGTTTCCGGCTCGGGCGAGACGATCCCGGCCCACACCCCGGTCACCATCACCGCCGTCGCCGGCACCACCCTTGTGGTCTGGGCCGTCGAGGGCCTAACGGAAGGGACATTGCAGTGATCCAACTCGGAGTAACCGACGCTGTGGCTTCGGCCGCCGGCATCGTGTTCGTGATCGTCGTCATCCTCATGCTGATCACGTTGTGGCAGGCGGTGAACATCGTGCAGCAGGGACAGGTTGCGGTCGTGAAGCGCCTCGGTGAGTACCGGCGCATTCACGAGCCGGGGCTCGTGCTCATCACGCCGTTCGTCGAGTCGCTCCAGCGCGTGGACATGCGCGAGATCCCGCGTCCCGGTGACCGGCAGGAAGTGATCACCAAGGACAACGTGGTGGTGACGGTGAACGCCACCATCTTCACGCAGATCGTCGACGCCAAGCAGGCGCTGTTCAGCGTGGCCGACTTCGACGTCGCCATCGACGCCCTGGCCCGCACGGCGCTGCGTTCGGTCATCGGCACGCTGTCGCTCGACCAGGCGCTGTCCGAACGCGAGCGCATCAACACCGATGTGCAGCAGCAGATGGAAGCCGTCACCGACAAGTGGGGCATTCGCATCAGCCGCATCGAGATCGTCGAGATCGCGCCGCCGCCCCAGATCCTTCAGGCGCTGGCCCTGCAGAAGCAGGCGGATCAGGAGAAGCGGGCGCGCATCTTGGAGTCCGAAGGCTTGCAGCAGTCCGCGATCAACCGCGCCGACGGCGACGCCAAGGCCGCCATCCGCGCCGCCGAAGGTGAGCGGGAGTCGGCCATCCTGCGCGCCGAGGGCAATCGCCAGGCGGCGATCCTCGAAGCCGAAGGTAAGGCCAAGGCGATCAAGAGCGTGTACAGCGCCATCGCCGACGCCAATCCCGACCCGACGGTCGTGGCCATCCTGCAACTCGAAACGCTGGGGAAGTTCGCGGACACCGGCACCAACACGTTGGTGCCCTACGAGTCGGCTGCGCTCATGGGAGCGGCGCAGGCGATCCGGTCCGTACTCGCCGGCGCTCCCGCGGCGGAGGAGGCATAGATGCTCGCTGCTCTGCGAGGCGACGAAACCGTCTACCACCTGCTGGTGGTCGGCCACCTGTTGTGCGTCATCGTCGGCTTCGGCTCGACGTTCGTGTATCCGTTGCTCGGCAACCAGGCGTCGAAGTTCCGCGGGAAGGAAGGTGCGGCGATCAGCGACGCCACGATCTTCGCCGCCGAGCGCGTCACCACACCGGTGATCTACGGCGCCGCGATTTTCGGACTGATTCTGGTGGCCGTTGGTCCCTACGACTGGTCGGACCGCTTCGTGCAGGCCGCGATCCCGATCGTGATCATCGGCATCCTCTTCGCCGGCTTCGTGCACGTGCCGAACCTCAAGGCCATGAACAAGCTGAGCAACGAGCTCGCCACGATGGGTCCGCCCCCCGGCGGTGCCGCTGGCCCGCCCCCGC includes:
- a CDS encoding NfeD family protein; its protein translation is MAVVWLVLGVILVAFELHHWAFYAMFGAIGAFAAAVIAVLVPGALGLQCAAAVAVSAVGVLGVRPFMSRITDRRHLNSHVAKGVHGGIVGQNCLTLDDVGDEHHAGHALLAGERWLAVSGSGETIPAHTPVTITAVAGTTLVVWAVEGLTEGTLQ
- a CDS encoding SPFH domain-containing protein, producing MASAAGIVFVIVVILMLITLWQAVNIVQQGQVAVVKRLGEYRRIHEPGLVLITPFVESLQRVDMREIPRPGDRQEVITKDNVVVTVNATIFTQIVDAKQALFSVADFDVAIDALARTALRSVIGTLSLDQALSERERINTDVQQQMEAVTDKWGIRISRIEIVEIAPPPQILQALALQKQADQEKRARILESEGLQQSAINRADGDAKAAIRAAEGERESAILRAEGNRQAAILEAEGKAKAIKSVYSAIADANPDPTVVAILQLETLGKFADTGTNTLVPYESAALMGAAQAIRSVLAGAPAAEEA